In a genomic window of Rubripirellula tenax:
- a CDS encoding alpha-L-fucosidase: MKFLLRTLLIVILGTHAAQADEAQENSQPKPTRNTSFEYRFSDDLEQTADSKARQELWFRDAKFGAFIHFGVYSTLEGEYQGRGSDFRYSEWIQISAKIPAKEYHQVAAKFNPVEFNADQWAKTFKDSGIRYVVITSKHHDGFALFKSMVSDYNIVDYTPFKRDIIKELSEACHRQGLKFGVYYSQAQDWDEPDAPYLNQRAKLSDIHPELPADFQPDMDRYIMKKSLPQVEELVKNYELDLIWFDTPVGMNLQRVKLFSEMVRKYRPDCLINSRIIHSGKGKIEAQYLPFYDYVSIGDKEVPTRKLPLYVESPDSVSSSFGYKTKGECYYHTEEEMLHRFVHTVCAGGNALINNGPMGSGRLDPEAVRLYGAIGDWLKVNGESIYGTVRNPLPQRPQWGDISASKDGKTLYLHILQWPESGTITVNELPSGATSAVYLANGENAVFAQQGDSLEITLPANPLNQYDTVVKVTLEATADSEVSSTGRSKSAKEAWAKLAGKSAKRPEFAFVENDPALPNVLIYGDSISIMYTQRVREKLNGKANVYRLHCNGGDSGSFIAKMKKMHETMRDEKLDQPWTFDWDVIHFNVGLHDLKYVSGNRLDKKNGKQVSSLDTYQMNLGDIVDYLKKLAPDAKLVFATTTPVPEGEPGRFAGDAQKYNKVAEQVMRKFPEITINDLYTFTKPNQPIWWAKPGDVHYKMEGRSAQGDEVSQIILDSLSN; the protein is encoded by the coding sequence GAGAACTCTCAGCCAAAGCCAACTCGGAATACGAGTTTTGAATATCGCTTTTCCGATGACTTGGAACAGACTGCGGACTCGAAAGCTCGTCAGGAACTTTGGTTCCGCGACGCGAAGTTCGGTGCGTTCATCCACTTTGGCGTTTATTCGACGCTGGAAGGCGAGTATCAGGGCCGTGGCTCGGATTTTCGTTATTCCGAGTGGATTCAGATATCCGCCAAGATTCCTGCTAAGGAATACCATCAAGTCGCCGCGAAGTTTAATCCAGTGGAGTTCAATGCCGACCAGTGGGCGAAGACCTTTAAAGATTCCGGCATCCGCTACGTTGTCATCACGTCGAAACATCACGATGGATTCGCGCTCTTCAAATCGATGGTCAGCGACTACAACATTGTTGACTACACACCGTTCAAACGCGACATCATTAAAGAGCTGAGCGAGGCCTGCCACCGCCAGGGCCTGAAGTTCGGCGTCTACTATTCGCAGGCTCAGGACTGGGATGAACCGGATGCGCCGTATCTGAACCAGCGAGCCAAGTTAAGCGATATCCATCCCGAGCTGCCGGCTGATTTTCAGCCCGACATGGATCGCTACATCATGAAAAAGAGTCTTCCCCAGGTCGAGGAGCTGGTGAAGAACTATGAACTGGATCTGATCTGGTTCGATACTCCGGTTGGCATGAATCTCCAGCGGGTCAAGCTGTTTAGCGAAATGGTTCGGAAATATCGTCCCGACTGCCTAATCAATTCCCGCATCATCCATAGTGGTAAAGGAAAGATCGAGGCGCAATATCTGCCGTTCTATGACTACGTTTCGATTGGCGACAAAGAAGTCCCCACCCGAAAATTGCCGCTCTACGTCGAGTCGCCTGACAGCGTCAGTTCTTCCTTTGGCTACAAGACCAAAGGCGAGTGCTACTACCATACCGAAGAAGAAATGCTTCATCGTTTCGTGCATACCGTTTGCGCTGGCGGAAACGCGCTGATCAACAACGGCCCGATGGGCAGCGGCCGACTCGACCCAGAAGCAGTGCGGCTATACGGCGCGATCGGCGACTGGCTGAAAGTCAACGGCGAATCGATCTATGGGACCGTCCGCAATCCATTGCCACAGCGACCGCAGTGGGGCGATATATCGGCAAGCAAGGATGGCAAGACGCTCTACTTGCATATTCTCCAGTGGCCAGAATCTGGAACGATCACGGTCAACGAACTGCCCTCCGGAGCAACCTCTGCTGTTTATCTGGCGAACGGTGAAAATGCGGTCTTTGCCCAGCAAGGTGATTCGCTCGAAATCACACTCCCCGCTAACCCACTCAACCAGTACGACACCGTTGTCAAAGTGACGCTGGAAGCAACCGCCGATTCGGAAGTCAGTTCGACAGGCCGATCAAAGTCGGCGAAGGAGGCGTGGGCCAAACTGGCGGGAAAGTCCGCCAAGCGTCCCGAATTTGCTTTCGTTGAAAACGATCCGGCCTTGCCCAATGTGCTAATCTACGGCGATTCGATCTCGATCATGTACACCCAACGCGTCCGCGAAAAGCTCAATGGCAAAGCGAACGTGTACCGGCTGCATTGCAACGGCGGCGACTCGGGTTCATTCATCGCAAAGATGAAGAAAATGCACGAGACAATGAGGGACGAAAAACTTGATCAACCATGGACGTTCGATTGGGACGTGATCCATTTCAACGTTGGTTTACACGATCTCAAATACGTCTCAGGCAATAGACTCGACAAGAAGAACGGGAAGCAGGTTTCCTCGCTTGATACCTACCAAATGAATCTCGGCGACATCGTGGATTACTTGAAGAAGCTCGCTCCCGACGCAAAGCTGGTCTTCGCAACGACGACTCCCGTACCCGAAGGTGAACCGGGCCGGTTCGCGGGCGACGCGCAAAAGTACAACAAGGTGGCCGAACAGGTCATGCGTAAATTCCCGGAAATCACTATCAACGATCTCTACACCTTCACCAAGCCGAATCAACCAATCTGGTGGGCCAAACCGGGCGACGTTCACTACAAGATGGAAGGTCGCAGCGCCCAAGGCGACGAGGTGTCGCAAATCATTCTTGATTCACTGTCCAACTGA
- a CDS encoding putative glycoside hydrolase, which produces MTTGSTYRAFQIVVLTMAAASTFVEAEDLSSSLDDKSLRISDGIQFVPQACFPKFSWDTVPTYYMFGDPNRLLTPNQVSFIAERTGFLCVEKSHGTKPLGAAELGAKHEAAAFKKINPDVKVLFYFNAAYAWPYTSYNQVFTKALIDQEPELKKFLIPHPKTGQLAEQFGAFCFDVLNPDFRDWWVEIVTKGVRESGCDGAFIDQMHGSVKLRRNKSVEIQKAMGEMMAALKKSLGPDKILLANNAYSEDARYVYPVSDAIMFENYANVKSSKESLLAEWAEMRRNAEQGKTSVFRLGVEGTGRRNLKPNMPEHAKEKVEFALACYLIGAQPYSYFLYSWGWKVASGALVDYPEFHKPLGPPKGQAQRTTPDGWEFTREFEHASVWVNTETREAKITWR; this is translated from the coding sequence ATGACAACCGGATCAACTTACCGGGCATTTCAAATAGTCGTTTTGACGATGGCTGCGGCGTCAACGTTTGTTGAGGCAGAGGATTTATCAAGTTCGTTAGATGACAAGTCGTTGCGTATCAGTGATGGCATTCAGTTTGTGCCTCAGGCATGTTTCCCCAAGTTTAGTTGGGACACCGTTCCAACCTACTACATGTTTGGAGACCCGAATCGGCTGTTGACTCCGAATCAGGTCAGCTTCATTGCCGAGCGAACGGGTTTCCTCTGCGTTGAAAAGTCACATGGGACGAAACCGCTTGGGGCTGCGGAATTAGGAGCAAAGCATGAGGCTGCGGCCTTCAAGAAAATCAATCCCGATGTGAAGGTCCTGTTTTACTTCAACGCAGCCTACGCATGGCCGTATACCTCTTACAACCAGGTTTTCACCAAAGCGCTTATTGATCAAGAACCTGAACTAAAGAAGTTTCTGATCCCGCACCCAAAAACCGGGCAGTTAGCAGAGCAGTTTGGTGCTTTTTGTTTTGATGTATTGAACCCCGATTTCCGAGACTGGTGGGTGGAAATCGTGACAAAGGGCGTTCGCGAATCCGGCTGTGATGGTGCTTTCATTGATCAAATGCACGGCTCGGTGAAGCTGCGCAGAAACAAGAGTGTGGAGATCCAAAAGGCCATGGGTGAGATGATGGCCGCGCTGAAGAAGAGCCTAGGACCTGACAAAATTCTGCTTGCGAACAATGCCTACAGCGAGGATGCCAGATATGTGTATCCCGTCAGCGACGCAATCATGTTTGAAAACTATGCGAACGTAAAATCCAGCAAGGAAAGCTTGCTGGCCGAGTGGGCAGAGATGCGAAGAAATGCCGAGCAGGGAAAGACCTCGGTTTTTCGCCTTGGTGTTGAGGGGACAGGCCGAAGAAATCTTAAGCCGAATATGCCAGAGCATGCGAAGGAAAAGGTGGAGTTCGCATTGGCTTGCTATCTGATCGGTGCGCAGCCTTATTCCTATTTCTTATACAGTTGGGGTTGGAAGGTGGCATCCGGCGCACTGGTAGATTATCCCGAATTTCACAAACCGCTCGGCCCGCCCAAGGGCCAAGCTCAGCGAACCACGCCCGATGGTTGGGAGTTCACCCGTGAGTTTGAGCACGCCAGCGTCTGGGTGAACACCGAAACCAGAGAGGCCAAAATCACTTGGCGATAA
- a CDS encoding arylsulfatase — MQLRRFIQIAILAAVFVPSAFSAEGQRPNVIVVITDDQGYGDVAFTGNPAIKTPTIDKLAKQGTLLNNFHVDPTCAPTRSALMTGRYSDRVGVWHTVQGRNMLRRRETTMADVFAANGYATALFGKWHLGDCYPYRPEDRGFQHCVFHQAGGVGQAPDYWGNDYFDDTYVVNGKHQRFEGFCTDVWFDEGIKFIEANKDKPFFAYISTNAPHSPYFCPEEYSDPYEGNSQVSIAEFYGMITNVDDNMAKLMKILDDRGIADNTILVFMTDNGTAGGLKDGRGFDGGMRGMKNSEYEGGHRVPFIIRWPDGKIEAGKTIDRLTAHIDILPTFIDLCHLEAPKIEFDGRSIAGLLHTDGKDWPDRALVVESQRVVDPIKWRKSAVMDDRWRLVNGEELYDMKSDPKQDTDVATGHPEVMERLRGEYEKFWTEVSAEHDLTSYMVIGSDRSPVVSFSSHDWLIDKLPPWSQGHIQNGDVAEESFWAIEVERDGDYEISLRRWPVEADKGINDGTYGKAFNYEQARLRIGDVDETQDIPNGAKEVTFKVNLKKGITKLAPVFIGPDLTATPYYAYVTHQPKTDWQTPQGMGIPVYDPSFGRVPPPPKK, encoded by the coding sequence ATGCAACTAAGACGCTTCATTCAGATTGCAATTCTAGCTGCGGTCTTTGTGCCCTCGGCTTTCTCGGCCGAAGGCCAACGACCCAATGTTATTGTCGTCATCACAGATGATCAGGGCTATGGCGATGTGGCCTTCACTGGTAACCCTGCCATCAAAACGCCGACCATCGACAAGTTGGCCAAGCAGGGGACGTTGCTGAACAACTTTCACGTCGATCCAACGTGCGCGCCGACCCGATCAGCGTTGATGACCGGCCGCTATTCCGATCGCGTGGGCGTGTGGCACACCGTCCAGGGTCGCAACATGCTTCGCCGCCGCGAAACCACCATGGCCGATGTCTTTGCCGCCAACGGCTACGCCACCGCTCTGTTTGGCAAGTGGCACCTTGGCGACTGCTATCCGTATCGGCCCGAAGATCGTGGATTTCAGCACTGCGTCTTTCATCAAGCAGGCGGCGTCGGGCAAGCACCGGACTACTGGGGCAACGACTATTTCGACGACACCTACGTTGTCAACGGCAAGCACCAACGCTTCGAAGGTTTCTGTACCGACGTTTGGTTCGATGAAGGCATCAAATTCATCGAGGCCAACAAAGACAAGCCATTCTTTGCGTATATCTCGACCAACGCCCCGCATAGTCCGTACTTCTGCCCCGAGGAATACAGCGATCCCTACGAAGGAAATTCGCAGGTTTCGATCGCCGAGTTCTATGGCATGATCACCAACGTCGACGACAACATGGCCAAGCTGATGAAAATTCTCGATGACAGGGGCATCGCCGACAATACGATCTTGGTTTTCATGACCGATAACGGCACCGCAGGTGGCTTGAAAGATGGTCGCGGTTTCGATGGCGGCATGCGCGGCATGAAAAATTCAGAATATGAAGGCGGCCACCGCGTTCCCTTTATCATCCGCTGGCCCGACGGCAAAATCGAAGCGGGAAAAACAATCGATCGTCTGACGGCGCACATTGACATCCTGCCCACGTTTATCGACCTGTGCCATCTTGAGGCACCCAAAATTGAATTTGACGGCCGTAGCATTGCAGGTTTACTGCACACCGATGGCAAAGACTGGCCCGATCGTGCATTGGTGGTTGAATCGCAGCGCGTGGTGGATCCGATCAAATGGCGCAAGAGCGCTGTGATGGATGACCGCTGGCGATTGGTCAACGGCGAAGAACTTTATGACATGAAGTCGGATCCGAAGCAGGACACCGATGTTGCCACCGGGCATCCGGAGGTGATGGAACGTTTGCGCGGTGAATACGAAAAGTTCTGGACAGAAGTGTCGGCGGAACACGACCTGACCAGCTACATGGTCATCGGATCCGATCGATCACCCGTCGTCTCGTTCTCATCGCACGACTGGCTGATCGACAAGCTGCCACCGTGGAGCCAAGGCCATATTCAAAACGGCGATGTCGCGGAAGAATCGTTCTGGGCGATCGAGGTCGAACGGGATGGTGATTATGAAATCTCTCTGCGCCGCTGGCCGGTTGAAGCTGACAAGGGCATCAACGACGGCACCTATGGCAAAGCGTTTAACTACGAGCAGGCGCGTCTGCGTATCGGCGATGTCGATGAAACTCAAGACATTCCAAACGGAGCCAAGGAGGTCACGTTCAAAGTCAACTTAAAAAAGGGAATCACCAAACTCGCACCTGTCTTCATTGGACCCGATCTGACGGCCACTCCGTACTATGCCTACGTGACGCACCAGCCCAAGACCGATTGGCAAACACCGCAAGGCATGGGCATTCCCGTCTACGACCCGTCCTTCGGACGCGTGCCACCTCCGCCAAAGAAATAG